One window of Phalacrocorax carbo chromosome 1, bPhaCar2.1, whole genome shotgun sequence genomic DNA carries:
- the LIPT2 gene encoding octanoyl-[acyl-carrier-protein]:protein N-octanoyltransferase LIPT2, mitochondrial translates to MSRGPVRVLRLGLRPYAEALRVQERCVRAARAARDGPGSPPGSGSGSGSPPGESVVLSEPAGPVYAWGLRGAPEAAAAARLRARGAGLAAARRGGRITFHGPGQLLAFPVLDLRRRRLPLRGYVGALEALVLRLCRRLGLPAARGLPPPLTGVWVGDSKLCAIGVHCGNHITSHGLALNCCTDLTWFDHIVPCGLEGKGVTSLSRELGRHVTVDHVLQPFLDSFQEVFDCTLVFSEESGD, encoded by the exons atgtCGCGGGGGCCGGTGCGGGTGCTGCGGCTGGGGCTGCGGCCCTACGCCGAGGCGCTGCGGGTGCAGGAGCGGTGCGTGCGGGCGGCGCGTGCGGCGCGGGACGGGCCCGGATCCCCCCCCGGCTCCGGGTCCGGGTCCGGGTCCCCCCCCGGGGAGAGCGTGGTGCTGAGCGAACCGGCGGGTCCCGTCTACGcgtgggggctgcggggcgccccggaggcggcggcggcggcgcggctgcgggcgcggggcgcggggctggcggcggcgcggcggggcggccgcaTCACCTTCCACGGGCCCGGGCAGCTCCTCGCCTTCCCCGTGCTCGACCTGCGGCGCCGGCGGCTGCCGCTGCGCGGGTACGTGGGGGCGCTGGAGGCGCTGGTGCTGCGGCTCTGCCGCCGCCTCGGCCTGCCCGCCGCCCGCggcctgccgccgccgctcacCGGCGTCTGGGTGGGCGACAGCAAGCTCTGCGCCATCG GGGTGCACTGTGGGAACCACATCACCTCCCATGGGCTGGCGCTGAACTGCTGCACCGACCTCACCTGGTTCGACCACATCGTCCCCTGCGGGCTGGAGGGGAAAGGCGTCACCTCGCTGAGCCGCGAGCTGGGACGGCACGTCACCGTCGACCATGTCCTTCAGCCCTTCCTCGACTCCTTCCAGGAGGTGTTTGACTGCACTTTGGTCTTTTCGGAAGAATCCGGGGACTAG